A window from Streptomyces sp. NBC_00299 encodes these proteins:
- a CDS encoding pyridoxal-phosphate dependent enzyme: MTTTTPPVTLDDVRDAAARLKGVAHRTPVLRSRTLDELVGAEVLLKCENFQRVGAFKFRGAYNAASRLTPEQLERGIAAYSSGNHAQAVALAARELGTTAVIVMPEDAPPSKRAATVGYGAEIVTYDRYTGDRVAIAETLAAERGLTVIPPYEHSHIMAGQGTAALELLEEVGELGALLTPVGGGGLIAGSSTAAKGLYPDIRMIGVEPEAGDDTKRSLEAGRRISIPVPHTIADGQALHTPGELTFSVNRRLVDAIALVSDDEIRDAMRFAFERLKIVVEPSGATPLAALLTGRAGTLPRRVGVIISGGNVDAERFAELCGTRS, translated from the coding sequence GTGACGACCACCACCCCACCGGTCACCCTCGACGACGTCCGCGACGCCGCCGCCCGGCTCAAGGGCGTGGCGCACCGCACCCCGGTGCTGCGCTCGCGCACGCTCGACGAACTCGTCGGCGCGGAGGTCCTCCTCAAGTGCGAGAACTTCCAGCGGGTCGGCGCCTTCAAGTTCCGCGGCGCCTACAACGCGGCCTCCCGTCTGACGCCGGAGCAACTGGAGCGTGGCATCGCCGCGTACTCCTCCGGGAACCACGCGCAGGCCGTCGCCCTCGCCGCCCGGGAACTCGGCACCACCGCGGTGATCGTCATGCCCGAGGACGCCCCGCCGTCGAAGCGGGCCGCGACCGTCGGTTACGGCGCCGAGATCGTCACCTACGACCGCTACACCGGCGACCGGGTCGCGATCGCCGAGACACTGGCCGCCGAGCGCGGCCTCACCGTCATCCCGCCGTACGAGCATTCGCACATCATGGCCGGGCAGGGCACCGCCGCGCTCGAACTCCTCGAAGAGGTGGGGGAGTTGGGTGCGCTGCTGACGCCGGTCGGCGGCGGCGGGCTCATCGCCGGCAGCTCCACGGCGGCCAAGGGCCTGTATCCGGACATCCGGATGATCGGCGTCGAGCCGGAGGCCGGGGACGACACCAAGCGATCCCTGGAGGCGGGGCGGCGCATCAGCATCCCGGTACCGCACACCATCGCCGACGGCCAGGCCCTGCACACCCCCGGCGAACTCACCTTCTCCGTCAACCGACGGCTCGTCGACGCGATCGCGCTGGTCAGCGACGACGAGATCCGGGACGCGATGCGGTTCGCCTTCGAACGCCTGAAGATCGTCGTCGAACCGAGCGGCGCCACCCCGCTGGCCGCCCTGCTCACCGGCCGGGCGGGCACGCTGCCACGCCGGGTCGGGGTGATCATCTCCGGGGGCAACGTCGACGCCGAGCGCTTTGCCGAGCTCTGTGGGACGCGGTCCTGA
- a CDS encoding helix-turn-helix transcriptional regulator, with amino-acid sequence MAAERVLEAERDAIVAALRPVVDGLVATFGPMCEVVLHDYRRPEKSVVAVAGSVTGRAVGGAMSEIGMRVVARGDGAGDELNYVTRTRSGKLVKASTMVLRDSTGTVFGALCVNLDVTAVNDAHALLGALAGAVTTSADVPVTTFGNDIDSVVDAILDAHQLRQNDSWAGLARAQRLELFRGLDERGVFAVRRAIEQVAARLGISRASAYSYLSQARTEAGTSVDEAATDTTPSGGHA; translated from the coding sequence ATGGCGGCCGAGCGGGTCCTCGAAGCGGAGCGGGACGCGATCGTGGCCGCGCTGAGACCGGTCGTCGACGGGCTCGTGGCGACGTTCGGGCCGATGTGCGAAGTGGTCCTGCACGACTATCGGCGGCCGGAGAAGTCCGTGGTCGCCGTGGCCGGTTCGGTGACCGGGCGGGCCGTGGGCGGGGCCATGAGCGAGATCGGCATGCGGGTCGTCGCGCGCGGCGACGGTGCGGGCGACGAGCTGAACTACGTCACCCGCACGCGGAGCGGCAAGCTGGTCAAGGCGTCCACCATGGTGCTGCGGGACTCGACGGGCACGGTGTTCGGCGCCCTCTGCGTCAACCTCGACGTGACCGCCGTCAACGACGCCCACGCCCTGCTCGGAGCCCTCGCCGGCGCCGTCACCACCTCGGCCGACGTTCCCGTCACCACCTTCGGCAACGACATCGACTCCGTCGTCGACGCCATCCTCGACGCCCACCAGCTCCGGCAGAACGACAGCTGGGCCGGTCTCGCACGCGCCCAGCGCCTGGAACTGTTCCGTGGTCTGGACGAGCGGGGCGTCTTCGCCGTGCGGCGCGCGATCGAACAGGTTGCGGCACGGCTCGGCATCTCCCGAGCGTCCGCGTACAGCTATCTGTCGCAGGCGCGCACCGAGGCCGGGACGTCGGTCGACGAGGCCGCCACCGACACGACACCCTCTGGAGGACACGCGTGA
- a CDS encoding M4 family metallopeptidase, giving the protein MSVVALVVSAAPADALTEATAPPPNPAEVIPGQETQTPALVRGIREQAPATGSAAAAARAYLDGRQGRYRIPDANRDLVPAGTTAADGRETVRLQQRHRGVPVLGGQYVVRMQRQDGERVVTGTSGKYFTELSTGTTPEVGEALAVERAVHAVLTELGDRNFAAPPREGADEESPLEGTVRGLVVLPAGAGVLTRHVTVHGSDPATGEPVRREVYVDARAGYPVLQYSGIKTFGTPRTTPGQSAAAGRRSRQALAAEEGTGVRLDGTTVGLDINRDDNRGLYVLRDRSRIPAGDSGNVLSTWDARGKWYTDVGGVWPEGIQEFGSPTPAFGAEATESGAVDAHWAAGQVYDYFKGKHGRDSLDGRGMTVNSLVGVTDYGQPYVNAFWDGQKMVYGNGDGEYRPLSAAMDVVGHEMTHGVIEHSANLVYAGQSGALNEAIADYFGNAIEADVYGIPATDPDSGLLGERLCRTKSPRECALRDLGDGRTTAKSFLGVGFATDSGGVHLNSTIIGGALWDAREDLGAETMDKIVYRALTEYLTPLDGFTEARAAVLAAAQDLAIPAAGRKTLQRAFTAHGIVPGWESALGMDADVLLDRINTSNTNLGGGGGWWAASKSNEDGTEPYSVWAGRADGRGTPKLMSPNDGRYHVNPATDGKTVVWQAYGPDGVDVLARPLAGGPVKKLWHGRTPGSSVDVDGDLVAFDYVTYGGRRAVAHLSIKDPANVETIGGGTYYRAWAPSVSNGKVAYQERRRVRAEYAVSTRVIDIATGENTAVQSATDGISLGPTAINRTHVFWLLDDGATDGTRALRRAALDGSGVVDLSPETGPNALNAYDLTVSEDRVTVGSYLAGAPLSNESAPKLYQFAAAGAPDDPATLKGRVSCNRGEQSSAVAVGGNQVVWLDSTTGTTDAVTRARPAGRCD; this is encoded by the coding sequence TTGAGCGTCGTCGCACTCGTCGTCTCGGCGGCGCCTGCCGACGCCCTGACGGAGGCGACGGCACCGCCGCCGAACCCGGCGGAAGTGATCCCGGGGCAGGAGACGCAGACCCCGGCGCTGGTACGGGGCATCCGGGAGCAGGCCCCCGCCACCGGCAGTGCCGCAGCCGCGGCCCGCGCCTATCTGGACGGCAGGCAGGGCCGGTACCGGATCCCCGACGCGAACCGCGATCTGGTGCCCGCCGGGACCACCGCCGCCGACGGCCGCGAGACCGTCCGGCTCCAACAGCGGCACCGGGGGGTGCCCGTCCTGGGCGGCCAGTACGTCGTCCGTATGCAGCGGCAGGACGGCGAGCGGGTCGTCACCGGGACCTCGGGCAAGTACTTCACCGAGCTGAGCACCGGCACGACGCCCGAGGTCGGCGAGGCGCTCGCCGTCGAGCGTGCGGTACACGCCGTCCTCACCGAACTCGGCGACAGGAACTTCGCGGCGCCACCGCGCGAGGGGGCCGATGAGGAGTCCCCGCTCGAAGGCACCGTGCGCGGCCTCGTCGTACTGCCCGCCGGGGCAGGCGTCCTCACCCGGCACGTCACCGTGCACGGCAGCGACCCGGCGACCGGTGAGCCCGTGCGCCGCGAGGTCTACGTGGACGCCCGCGCCGGATATCCGGTCCTTCAGTACAGCGGTATCAAGACGTTCGGCACGCCTCGCACGACACCCGGGCAGTCCGCCGCCGCCGGCAGGCGCTCGCGGCAGGCGCTCGCCGCCGAGGAGGGCACCGGCGTCAGGCTCGACGGCACCACCGTCGGCCTCGACATCAACCGCGACGACAACCGTGGCCTGTACGTCCTGCGCGACCGCTCCCGAATACCCGCCGGCGACTCCGGCAACGTCCTGTCGACCTGGGACGCACGCGGCAAGTGGTACACCGACGTCGGCGGGGTGTGGCCCGAGGGCATCCAGGAGTTCGGCTCGCCGACCCCTGCGTTCGGCGCCGAGGCCACCGAGTCGGGGGCCGTGGACGCACACTGGGCCGCGGGGCAGGTCTACGACTACTTCAAGGGCAAGCACGGCCGCGACAGCCTCGACGGCCGCGGCATGACCGTCAACTCCCTTGTGGGCGTGACCGATTACGGGCAGCCGTACGTCAACGCCTTCTGGGACGGCCAGAAGATGGTGTACGGCAACGGTGACGGCGAGTACCGCCCGCTCTCCGCGGCCATGGACGTCGTCGGCCACGAGATGACGCACGGCGTGATCGAGCATTCCGCGAACCTCGTCTACGCCGGCCAGTCCGGCGCCCTGAACGAGGCCATCGCCGACTACTTCGGCAACGCCATCGAGGCGGACGTGTACGGCATCCCTGCGACGGACCCCGACTCGGGCCTCCTGGGCGAGCGGCTCTGCCGGACCAAGTCCCCGCGGGAATGCGCGCTGCGCGACCTGGGCGACGGACGCACCACGGCCAAGTCGTTCCTCGGCGTCGGCTTCGCCACCGACAGCGGCGGCGTCCACCTCAACTCGACCATCATCGGCGGCGCGTTGTGGGACGCCCGTGAGGACCTGGGCGCCGAGACGATGGACAAGATCGTCTACAGAGCGCTGACCGAGTACCTCACGCCGCTCGACGGCTTCACCGAGGCACGGGCCGCCGTGCTCGCCGCCGCCCAGGACCTCGCGATCCCGGCGGCGGGCCGGAAGACGCTGCAGCGCGCCTTCACCGCCCACGGCATAGTGCCCGGCTGGGAGTCGGCCCTCGGCATGGACGCCGACGTCCTCCTCGACCGGATCAACACCAGCAACACGAACCTGGGCGGGGGCGGCGGCTGGTGGGCGGCGTCCAAGTCCAACGAGGACGGCACGGAGCCGTACTCGGTGTGGGCCGGGCGCGCCGACGGCCGGGGCACGCCCAAGCTGATGAGCCCCAACGACGGTCGCTACCACGTCAATCCGGCCACCGACGGCAAGACCGTGGTGTGGCAGGCGTACGGGCCGGACGGCGTCGACGTCCTGGCCAGGCCGCTCGCGGGCGGCCCCGTCAAGAAGCTCTGGCACGGCCGGACCCCCGGCAGCTCGGTGGACGTCGACGGTGACCTCGTGGCCTTCGACTACGTCACCTACGGCGGGCGCCGGGCCGTGGCCCATCTGAGCATCAAGGACCCGGCGAACGTGGAGACGATCGGCGGTGGCACCTACTACCGGGCGTGGGCACCGTCGGTGAGCAACGGCAAGGTCGCCTACCAGGAGCGGCGGCGGGTGCGCGCCGAGTACGCGGTGAGCACACGGGTCATCGACATCGCGACCGGCGAGAACACCGCGGTCCAATCGGCCACGGACGGCATCAGTCTCGGCCCGACGGCGATCAACCGCACCCACGTCTTCTGGCTCCTCGACGATGGCGCCACCGACGGAACGAGGGCCCTGCGCCGCGCCGCACTCGACGGTTCCGGCGTGGTGGACCTGAGCCCGGAGACCGGGCCGAACGCCCTGAACGCCTACGACCTGACGGTCTCGGAGGACAGGGTGACGGTCGGCAGCTACCTGGCCGGCGCCCCGCTCAGCAACGAATCGGCGCCCAAGCTCTACCAGTTCGCCGCGGCCGGCGCGCCCGATGATCCGGCCACCCTCAAGGGCCGGGTCTCGTGCAACCGCGGCGAGCAGTCGTCCGCGGTCGCTGTCGGCGGCAACCAGGTGGTGTGGCTGGACTCGACGACCGGCACCACCGATGCCGTGACCCGCGCTCGGCCGGCGGGCCGCTGCGACTGA
- a CDS encoding heavy metal translocating P-type ATPase → MTSTLTPPSAERAVSTRAGAVPRRRTRLLALPEVRWAVAATALFLLALPLQLAGAPAWTWCPLYALSYATGGWEPGWEGLKALKDRTLDVDLLMVVAALGAASIGQVMDGALLIVIFATSGALEALATARTADSVRGLLDMAPATATRITPDGTEQTLPVEELTVGDTVLVRPGERVGADGRVLDGVSEVDQASITGEPLPAPKQPGDEVFAGTLNGTGALRVRVERDASDSVIARIVRMVEEASGTKAPTQLFIEKVEQRYSLGMVAATLAVFGVPLAFGEEFSEALLRAMTFMIVASPCAVVLATMPPLLSAIANAGRHGVLVKSAVVMERLGQVDAVALDKTGTLTEGTPRVVDVRPLPGSALDEDELLTLAAAAEHPSEHPLARAVVDAARERRLHLPDVRDFTSAPGVGVKAVAGGRTVEVGAPARLLDNACAATDADDASPVAALAEELQQSGRTTVLVVVDGTPAGVLGIADRLRPDAAATVVSLTALTGAAPTLLTGDNPRAAAHLAAEAGIEDVRAGLLPQDKLAAVKEMEGAGRKVMVVGDGVNDAPALAAAHIGVAMGRAGSDLALETADAVIVRDELAAVPTTVALSRRARRLVVQNLVIAGVFITGLVTWDLVGTLPLPLGVAGHEGSTVLVGLNGLRLLRDAAWERAAADGAG, encoded by the coding sequence ATGACTTCGACGCTCACCCCGCCGTCGGCCGAGCGGGCCGTGTCCACCCGTGCCGGGGCCGTGCCGCGGCGGCGCACCCGGCTCCTCGCACTGCCGGAGGTCCGCTGGGCCGTCGCGGCCACCGCGCTGTTCCTGCTCGCGCTGCCCCTGCAACTCGCCGGAGCGCCCGCCTGGACGTGGTGCCCGCTCTACGCGCTGTCGTACGCGACCGGCGGCTGGGAGCCGGGCTGGGAAGGCCTCAAGGCGCTCAAGGACAGGACCCTCGACGTCGATCTGCTGATGGTCGTCGCCGCGCTCGGCGCCGCCTCGATCGGGCAGGTGATGGACGGCGCCCTGCTGATCGTCATCTTCGCGACTTCGGGCGCACTGGAGGCACTCGCCACCGCCCGTACCGCCGACTCCGTGCGCGGACTGCTCGACATGGCCCCTGCCACGGCCACCCGGATCACCCCCGACGGCACCGAACAGACCCTCCCCGTCGAGGAGTTGACGGTCGGCGACACCGTCCTGGTCCGGCCGGGCGAGCGCGTCGGAGCCGACGGCCGGGTGCTGGACGGCGTCAGCGAGGTGGACCAGGCGAGCATCACCGGCGAACCGCTTCCCGCACCGAAGCAGCCGGGCGACGAGGTGTTCGCGGGCACCCTCAACGGCACCGGGGCGCTGCGCGTCCGGGTCGAACGCGACGCCTCCGACTCCGTGATCGCCCGGATCGTACGGATGGTGGAAGAGGCGTCCGGGACGAAGGCACCCACCCAGCTGTTCATCGAGAAGGTCGAACAGCGCTACTCGCTGGGCATGGTCGCCGCGACCCTTGCTGTGTTCGGCGTCCCGCTCGCCTTCGGCGAGGAGTTCTCTGAGGCGCTGCTGCGCGCCATGACCTTCATGATCGTCGCCTCGCCCTGCGCGGTGGTCCTGGCCACCATGCCGCCCCTGCTGTCGGCCATCGCCAACGCCGGCCGGCACGGTGTGCTGGTGAAGTCGGCGGTGGTGATGGAGCGCCTCGGCCAGGTCGACGCCGTCGCCCTGGACAAGACCGGCACGCTCACCGAGGGCACCCCGCGCGTTGTCGACGTACGGCCCCTGCCCGGATCGGCGCTGGACGAGGACGAGCTGCTGACGCTCGCCGCGGCGGCCGAGCACCCCAGCGAACACCCGCTGGCCCGGGCCGTGGTGGACGCCGCACGCGAACGGCGCCTCCACCTGCCCGACGTACGGGACTTCACGTCCGCGCCCGGGGTCGGGGTGAAGGCCGTCGCGGGCGGTCGTACCGTCGAGGTGGGTGCCCCGGCCCGCCTGCTCGACAACGCCTGCGCCGCGACCGACGCCGACGACGCGAGCCCGGTCGCCGCGCTGGCCGAAGAACTCCAGCAGTCCGGCCGTACCACCGTCCTCGTGGTCGTCGACGGCACCCCCGCCGGAGTGCTCGGCATCGCGGACCGGCTGCGCCCCGACGCCGCCGCCACCGTCGTCTCCCTCACCGCACTCACCGGCGCCGCCCCGACCCTGCTCACCGGCGACAACCCCCGGGCCGCTGCCCACCTGGCCGCCGAGGCCGGCATCGAGGACGTGCGCGCGGGGCTGCTGCCGCAGGACAAGCTGGCCGCGGTCAAGGAGATGGAGGGGGCGGGCCGCAAGGTGATGGTCGTCGGGGACGGTGTCAACGACGCACCCGCCCTGGCCGCCGCCCATATCGGCGTCGCCATGGGCCGCGCGGGCTCCGACCTCGCCCTGGAGACCGCCGACGCGGTGATCGTCCGCGACGAACTCGCCGCCGTCCCCACCACCGTCGCCCTCTCGCGCCGGGCCCGGAGACTGGTCGTGCAGAACCTCGTCATCGCCGGGGTCTTCATCACCGGCCTCGTGACCTGGGACCTGGTCGGCACGCTCCCGCTGCCGCTCGGCGTCGCGGGCCACGAGGGCTCCACGGTCCTCGTCGGCCTGAACGGACTGCGGCTGCTGCGGGACGCGGCTTGGGAGCGGGCGGCGGCAGATGGGGCCGGCTGA
- a CDS encoding metal ABC transporter permease yields MTIADGIWQQVFNFDHYGELLALVRNSLVAGAALGLVGGLVGVFVIMRDLPFAVHGISELSFAGASAALLLGMNIVAGSIVGSLVAAGAIGLLGSRARDRNSVIGVIMPFGLGLGVLFLALYKGRAANKFGLLTGQIVAVDTPQMSWLLGTSAVVLVALAVMWRPLAFASADPDVAEARGVPVRALSFAFMIVLGLAVALSVQIVGALLVLTLVVTPAAAAARLTASPVLLPFLSVLFAVASIEGGILLALGSSIPISPYVTTISFAIYLGCRLLGPRRKPRRHEDMKGCSSIPVS; encoded by the coding sequence ATGACCATCGCCGACGGGATCTGGCAACAGGTCTTCAACTTCGACCACTACGGCGAACTGCTCGCCCTGGTCCGCAACTCCCTCGTCGCCGGCGCCGCGCTCGGTCTGGTCGGCGGTCTGGTGGGCGTGTTCGTGATCATGCGGGACCTGCCGTTCGCGGTGCACGGGATCAGCGAGCTGTCCTTCGCCGGCGCCTCGGCCGCGCTGCTGCTGGGCATGAACATCGTGGCCGGGTCGATCGTCGGCTCGCTCGTCGCCGCCGGGGCGATCGGACTGCTCGGCTCCCGCGCCCGGGACCGCAACTCCGTGATCGGCGTCATCATGCCGTTCGGCCTCGGGCTCGGCGTGCTCTTCCTCGCCCTCTACAAGGGCCGGGCGGCGAACAAGTTCGGCCTCCTCACCGGGCAGATCGTCGCCGTCGACACCCCGCAGATGTCCTGGCTGCTCGGCACGTCGGCCGTGGTGCTCGTCGCCCTGGCGGTGATGTGGCGCCCGCTCGCCTTCGCCAGCGCCGACCCGGACGTGGCCGAGGCGCGGGGCGTGCCCGTACGGGCGCTGTCGTTCGCGTTCATGATCGTGCTGGGCCTCGCGGTCGCCCTGTCCGTGCAGATCGTCGGCGCGCTGCTGGTCCTCACGCTCGTCGTCACCCCGGCGGCCGCCGCTGCCCGGCTCACGGCCTCACCGGTGCTGCTGCCCTTCCTGAGCGTGCTGTTCGCGGTGGCCTCCATCGAGGGCGGGATCCTGCTGGCGCTGGGCAGCAGCATCCCCATCAGCCCGTACGTCACCACGATCTCGTTCGCGATCTACCTCGGGTGCAGGCTGCTGGGCCCCCGCCGGAAGCCCAGGCGACATGAAGACATGAAGGGGTGTTCATCTATTCCTGTATCGTGA
- a CDS encoding metal ABC transporter ATP-binding protein produces the protein MRPSTAAGGAALISLRGAALSYGERVLWQDLQLDVRPGEFLAVLGPNGAGKTSFVRALLGQRPLSAGTLTVLGRPPRKGSRHVGYVPQQATLSAHAMLRARDLVRFGIDGHRFGPRLRTGAVRRRVDEVLTAVGAAAYADVPVGLLSGGERQRVRIGQALVTDPRILLCDEPLLSLDLHHQRAVTELVDARRRSHGTAVVFVTHEINPVLGLVDRVLYLARGGHRIGTPDEVLTSEALSQLYSTRVDVIRVRDRVTVVAVPDEVAQSPHHPELPHGVRS, from the coding sequence GTGAGGCCCTCCACCGCGGCCGGCGGCGCCGCGCTGATCAGTCTGCGCGGAGCGGCTCTGTCCTACGGCGAGCGCGTGCTGTGGCAGGACCTCCAACTCGACGTGCGGCCGGGCGAGTTCCTGGCGGTACTCGGGCCCAACGGGGCGGGCAAGACCAGCTTCGTACGGGCCCTGCTGGGCCAACGCCCCTTGTCCGCCGGTACGTTGACGGTCCTGGGCCGTCCGCCCCGCAAGGGCAGCCGCCACGTCGGCTACGTCCCGCAGCAGGCGACCCTGTCCGCCCACGCGATGCTGCGCGCCCGGGACCTGGTCCGCTTCGGTATCGACGGGCACCGCTTCGGACCCCGGCTGCGCACGGGCGCCGTACGTCGCCGCGTGGACGAGGTCCTCACCGCGGTCGGTGCCGCCGCGTACGCGGATGTCCCCGTCGGGCTGCTCTCCGGCGGCGAACGGCAGCGAGTACGCATCGGACAGGCACTGGTGACCGACCCGCGGATCCTGCTCTGCGACGAGCCGCTGCTCTCCCTCGACCTGCACCACCAGCGGGCCGTCACGGAGCTGGTGGACGCCCGCCGCCGCTCCCACGGCACGGCCGTGGTGTTCGTGACCCACGAGATCAACCCCGTGCTGGGGCTGGTGGACCGCGTTCTCTACCTCGCCCGCGGCGGCCACCGCATCGGCACCCCCGACGAGGTGCTGACCTCCGAGGCGCTGTCGCAGCTGTACAGCACCCGGGTCGACGTCATCCGCGTCCGGGACCGCGTCACGGTCGTCGCCGTACCCGACGAGGTCGCGCAGTCGCCGCACCATCCCGAACTGCCGCACGGAGTGCGGTCATGA
- a CDS encoding metal ABC transporter solute-binding protein, Zn/Mn family, translating into MPASSYRRLPLVPLTTGACLILLAGCGNTPDSKSGSDAAQRPAAAAAVPVVASTNVYGDIAERIGGGKVQVTSIIGDPDQDPHSYEANTQNQLALSKAKVVIENGGGYDDFVDRMLKSGGSSAEVVNAVKVSGKTAPASGELNEHVWYDFPTVARLADRIAAALAKADPEDAGAFGRNAKSFEAKLKPLEGKEARIRADHGGERVAITEPVPLYMIEAAGLENATRQEFSEAIEEGGDVSARTLQETLALFTGRKVKALVYNEQASGPQTEKAEQAARDAGIPVVPVTETLPHGKDYLGWMTANVDALAGALAK; encoded by the coding sequence ATGCCTGCGTCCTCGTACCGTCGTCTTCCGCTTGTGCCACTGACAACCGGCGCATGTCTGATCCTCCTCGCCGGCTGCGGCAACACGCCGGATTCCAAAAGCGGCTCCGACGCCGCGCAGCGCCCCGCTGCCGCGGCCGCCGTCCCGGTGGTGGCCTCAACGAACGTCTACGGCGATATCGCGGAGCGAATAGGCGGCGGAAAGGTGCAGGTCACCTCGATCATCGGCGACCCCGACCAGGACCCGCACTCCTACGAGGCCAACACGCAGAACCAGCTGGCGTTGTCCAAGGCGAAGGTCGTGATCGAGAACGGCGGCGGCTACGACGACTTCGTCGACCGCATGCTGAAGAGCGGCGGTTCGTCCGCCGAGGTGGTCAACGCCGTCAAGGTCTCCGGGAAGACCGCCCCGGCGAGCGGGGAGCTCAACGAGCACGTCTGGTACGACTTCCCCACGGTCGCCAGGCTCGCCGACCGCATCGCCGCCGCCCTCGCCAAGGCCGACCCGGAGGACGCCGGCGCCTTCGGCAGGAACGCCAAGAGTTTCGAGGCGAAGCTCAAGCCGCTGGAGGGGAAGGAAGCCCGGATCAGGGCCGACCACGGCGGCGAGCGCGTGGCCATCACCGAACCCGTGCCCCTGTACATGATCGAGGCCGCCGGGCTGGAGAACGCGACGCGCCAGGAGTTCAGCGAGGCCATCGAAGAAGGCGGCGACGTCTCCGCGAGGACCCTGCAGGAGACGCTGGCGCTGTTCACCGGCAGGAAGGTCAAGGCGCTGGTCTACAACGAGCAGGCCTCCGGCCCGCAGACCGAGAAGGCCGAGCAGGCCGCCAGGGACGCCGGAATCCCCGTCGTCCCGGTGACCGAGACCCTGCCCCACGGCAAGGACTACCTCGGCTGGATGACCGCCAACGTCGACGCGCTCGCGGGCGCGCTGGCGAAGTGA